The Hymenobacter baengnokdamensis genome includes a region encoding these proteins:
- a CDS encoding BamA/TamA family outer membrane protein, with the protein MLVKRLRILALLALPTLAAQAQAPLPTPPDSVPHPTKDVGDLARQLFPRRHPRPAAADSTQRRKVKTHSLVPLPAVAYTLEARFLATLTTSYTFQRPQANLSALSATLTYTQNQQLILAFNGPLWTSHNRSLWLADYRLLHYPQQTYGLGSNASIHDAIAMDYNLLRIHQSYYHQVGKSGSLYIGGGYFFDSRWNIVSVDGDGRPVSQISGYQPGVNGRSASAGLVVSVLRDARANQLHPAAGESYLFLALRANMQALGSDASYRLLQLDTRRYLAAGPRGNVLAFWLYGDFTTGQAAPYLDLPATGWDTYSVTGRGYIQGRFRGTSLVYGEAEYRFNLTRSRVLGGVVFVNGESARNPSTGYGRVAPAAGTGLRICLSKKAATYLAVDYAWGIQGSQGVFFNLGDVF; encoded by the coding sequence ATGCTGGTTAAAAGATTACGCATCCTGGCGCTGCTGGCGCTACCTACCCTGGCTGCTCAAGCGCAGGCGCCGCTGCCAACCCCGCCCGACTCCGTGCCCCACCCTACCAAGGATGTGGGGGACCTGGCGCGCCAGCTGTTTCCGCGCCGCCACCCCAGGCCCGCAGCCGCCGACTCTACCCAGCGCCGTAAAGTCAAAACCCATTCGCTGGTGCCGCTGCCCGCCGTAGCCTATACCCTGGAAGCCCGATTTCTGGCCACACTCACCACCAGCTACACCTTTCAGCGGCCCCAGGCCAACCTCTCGGCGCTTTCGGCTACGCTCACCTACACGCAAAACCAGCAGCTGATTCTGGCTTTTAATGGTCCGCTCTGGACCAGCCACAACCGCAGCCTCTGGCTGGCCGACTACCGTCTGCTGCACTACCCGCAGCAGACCTACGGCCTGGGCAGCAATGCCAGCATTCATGATGCCATTGCTATGGATTACAACCTGTTGCGCATTCACCAGAGCTATTACCATCAGGTTGGCAAATCAGGAAGCCTCTATATAGGAGGCGGCTATTTCTTCGACTCGCGCTGGAATATCGTAAGTGTAGACGGCGACGGGCGGCCCGTATCCCAGATTTCGGGCTACCAGCCGGGCGTAAATGGGCGCTCTGCCTCCGCGGGGCTGGTGGTGTCGGTGCTGCGCGATGCGCGCGCCAATCAGCTGCACCCGGCCGCCGGCGAAAGCTACCTGTTTCTGGCGCTGCGGGCCAATATGCAAGCCTTGGGCTCTGATGCCAGCTACCGGCTTCTTCAACTTGATACCCGGCGCTACCTGGCGGCCGGCCCACGCGGCAACGTACTGGCTTTCTGGCTGTATGGTGATTTTACCACGGGCCAGGCCGCGCCTTACCTCGACCTGCCCGCCACCGGGTGGGATACCTATAGCGTTACCGGTCGGGGCTACATCCAGGGCCGCTTTCGCGGTACCAGCCTCGTGTATGGGGAAGCTGAGTATCGCTTTAACCTGACGCGCTCACGGGTGCTCGGCGGCGTGGTCTTCGTCAATGGCGAGTCGGCCCGCAACCCCAGCACCGGCTACGGACGGGTAGCCCCGGCCGCCGGCACCGGCCTGCGGATATGTTTGAGCAAGAAGGCAGCTACCTACCTGGCAGTAGATTACGCCTGGGGAATCCAGGGGTCACAGGGAGTATTTTTTAACCTGGGCGATGTGTTTTAA